The genomic segment TCGTATTGTTTTACCGTCCACTCTTGTTTCCAGGGAATGCCCTTATCCCAAACTTTGCGTTTTCTGCTTTCTACATGATGATTATTTTTTATCACCATTATCAACTCTTCGTTTTTTTCCCTATGTACTCACGACTCCAACTAATCCTATGCTCAATATATTTTTTCCCGTTAGGGTCAAATTTATATAAGTATTCATGGCTTTTAATTGAATCATTTTTAGAGCTTGCCCAACCATAATAATGATACAACTTTTTAAGGGTGTCATGCGCATAAGTAAAGCGCATATAGTTGTGGCGTTGGGTATTGCTGAGCCACTCCGTCCATTCCCCGTGGCGTTTGCCTTCTATATAGTAGCCCTCAGTGAGTTTTTGCCCGGTAGCGGCATCCCACTTGCGGTATACACTATCGAGCTTGCCATTTTTGTAATACTTTTCTTCTTTATAAGTTCTCCCTTCACGGTGCTTAAGCTCTAAGTCTAAATCAAATTTACCTGGAGGCATTTGGGCAAATGCCCCAAACGGCACTGCCCACAAAAAACATAATATAATACTTACTCTCAACATATAGTGATTAGTTAATTTTCACATAAAAACTTTTACTATCATCTTTTTTAAAGTAAACTTTTCGGGCTCTACCTTCTAGTTGTATGTGTTGGTCATAGGCATAGGTTACTTGCACATACTTTACTCCTTTTACTGTTCTTGGTGGGGCTACCACAGTTACTACTACATCTTTAAATATTGCTCTCTTCCCTTGATAAGTCCCTACAAATTTTAAGCGTAATATGGAACCCACAACATAGTTCACATTATCCACCCTATCTATTACATAACGCCCCGAATCTGGTTTAGTACTCACTACATTGGCAGGTATGCTTCTAGTTTCTTCTGCTATACCCTCAAGCCTTCCCTTTTCCTTCTCCAGCCCCTTATCGTGCACCACGTGTTGGTTTTCGCGGTCTACTTTTGGGGCACCTTTTTCGCCTTGTTTGATGGCAGGGTCAAGGGCGCGTTCGTACACCCCCTCCAGCATCTCCAGGTAGTCGTTCATGGAGGCATCTTTGGCGGTGGTGTCCAGCGCCTGGGCATATTGGCGCGCCACCTGGCCCAGGTCTAGCTTATGGCCATACTTTTGGGCACAAAAAAACTCCCCCACTACGAGGAGTTTTTTGTTTAATACTTCTTATCCTCTACCAATTGGCCCCCCTCATACCGCTTTTGCCTCAGCAGCTTGCCCATGTCATACCAAGTCTCTTTTTGCAGGGTACCGTCTTCGTTCCAAAGTTTCCAATGCCCGTGCTTCTTGTGCCCTAGGCTTTTGCCGTTTTTATCAGTCTTAAGTATAGTCCACTGTTGCTTCCAGGGAATGCCTTTGTCCCAAACTTTGCGTTTTACATTAATAGTTATTCCAGCCCTTACAACTCTTGTTTTTTCTTCGTTTTTTTCCCTATTAGCTTTCCATCCCAGTATATTTCGTGCA from the Microscilla marina ATCC 23134 genome contains:
- a CDS encoding toxin-antitoxin system YwqK family antitoxin, whose product is MLRVSIILCFLWAVPFGAFAQMPPGKFDLDLELKHREGRTYKEEKYYKNGKLDSVYRKWDAATGQKLTEGYYIEGKRHGEWTEWLSNTQRHNYMRFTYAHDTLKKLYHYYGWASSKNDSIKSHEYLYKFDPNGKKYIEHRISWSREYIGKKTKS